The nucleotide sequence CTTGCAGGCGATGACCTGCTATGCAAACGTGAAAACCTTAGGTTCATCCCGCAACTTTTCCTCCCCCAAATGACAGAGTTTTCCCATCCATCGGGGAACTTTTTGAGGATGGATAGCGTCTTGTTCTGGTTAAGGCGCTCCTGCGGCATGAAAAAAAGGGGGGCTTCCCGCGATCGCCCGATGCATAATTTAATAAACGTATGCCGTCTACTTTCATGGAAAGATCTTATGGAAAGATCCAACTGAGTTGTTAGGAAATCTTAAAATGAAAGTTTTTTGCCAGGCTGGTGTAGAAACCAGTATCCTTCATAAGGTTGTTTATTTCTCAAAGCAAGCCCTCTGGACTGTCTAAAATCAAACTGGTTATGCGATCTTCTCTTCGTTTACTTCTTGTTGGTGTGGGGACGTGGGTTGCCCTCGGCAATGTGGCAGCAGGTACTGCTAAACCCGTATCTAACCAGTCCCAGAATTCAGACCAGACGAAGCCAGCAACGGCGTTTCAGGCAAACTCCTCGCCTCAACGTTGGCTGCAATCCATCCCCAATGCTGGAAATCAGCTACGCCAGAATATATCCTTTAATGTCCCTGAACTTGGTTTTGTTGATCGCCTGACAGCCTCAGATCCAAAGCCTCCAGCTATGGGCGAATCGCTATCTGTGGCCGGTGACGCTCAATCTTCCCAACAGCCCGCCCAGATCAGGAGCATCTCTGCTTCACCTCGATCCGTTGCCGTGACCCAACCCTCTCCAGCTCAGGCGGTACAGGCTCCAAACCAGCCACAGGCCAGTGCCAGGGTTCCCGCGTCGGGGGCTGCTCCTGCCATCAAGACAGCCCAGACCAATGTTTCCCCCTTGCTTCAACCGGCTCAACCCACCCAGACATCCCCATTACCCTCAATTTATGATCCGGTCGTAGAACCCGTTGCCAAACCCATCGGTCCGGCAAAGCCAGGAGCCGCACCGGAGTATCTCAATCCCGATCCCAACCCACTTTCATTTCCGACCCAGGCTGAGGAAGTCCGGTTGCGGGGGATTCAGCCGATTTCGCTGCAACAGGCTCTGGATCTGGCAGAGCGAAATAGCCCCACCTATCAGACTGCCAGGCTACAACTTGAACGCAGTCGCGCGGCATTGCGAGAGGCGGAGGCCAGCCTTTATCCTACGCTGAGTGTTCAGGCAGGCGTCTCCCGGTCTGAATCTCCCGGTGCACGGTTAACCAGACGGGAAACTGAACAAGCTCAACCTGGTTTAAACTTGCAGGGATCGGCTAACCGGGGGTTTAGTAGTTCTGCCACGCTAAATTACGACATTTTCACCTCTGGCAGGCGGACGGCACAAATTCGAGCGGCTGCTCAGCAGGTTCGCACCAGCCAGCTAGAGGCTGAGGTAGTACGGGAGCAGCTACGGCTGGATGTGACCAATGCCTACTACGATTTGCAGCAGGCAGATTCTTCGGTCGGGATTGGCAGGGCGGCAGTCCGGAATGCCCAGATTAGTTTGCGAGATGCCCAGGCACTGGAACGGGCAGGGATTGGGACGCGGTTTGATGTCCTGCAAGCCCAGGTGCAACTGGCGAATTCGCAGCAGCAGCTCAGAAATGCCCAGTCTCAACAGCAGATCAACCGGCGACAACTGGCTCAACTGCTCAATATTTCACCTGCGATTGATCTGGCCGCCGCAGACCCGGTTGAGGCGGCTGGGGAATGGAATTTGTCTCTGGAAAACACCATTATTGCGGCACTCAAAAATCGGGCAGAACTGGAGCAGCAGCTTGCCCAACGGGAGTTAGCAGAACAACAGAAACGGATTGCCCTGTCGGCTTTAGGACCAACACTGAGTGTTTCTGCCCAGTACCAGCTTCTGGACCAGTTTACGGATACATTGGGTGTTGCGGGTGGCTATACGGTACAGGCTGGACTGAGCTGGCAACTATTTGACGGAGGAGCCGTCAGAGCCAGGGCCGCTCAGCAGGAGGCAAACATTGCGATCGCCGAAACTAACTTTTCCAATGTCCGTAATCAAATTCGCTTCCAGGTTGAACAGGCTTACTCCAGTCTACTGGCAAACCGGGAGAACATTACCACCGCAAGATTAGCCGTCGAGCAGGCAACGGAGGCTTTAAGGCTGGCGCGGCTTCGATTTCAGGCAGGAGTTGGGACCCAGACTGATGTCATCAATTCAGTTACCGACTTAACCAATGCTCAAGGAAGTTTGATCAACGCTATCCTGGGATATAACCGATCGCTGGCGACGCTCCGGCGGGCAGTAACTAATCTGCCCATTCCTACCGGCGAGCAAACGCCTGCCCCAGTTCCTGCTCCTGCTTCCCCGGCACTGAACCAGGGCGTTTCTGAGCCAGGGCAGCCCGGTGGAATCCCAAGTTCGGGCACCGTCCCTGCCCCCGGTACAACCCCTCTACCTGGTGGAACTCCAGAACCGTAAGATAGTTTTGATACGGACCCCTTTATCCAGTTAACTTGCTTGGACAACCCGGACACGAGGTTTGAAGATGACGAACACCAGACCCCCCGATTCTCCCCTGAGATTGCTTCAGAAGTCGCTCCTGTGCCGGGGGGTGAGCTTTTTCAGCATCACGGCGATAATTCTCAGTATGGGAGCGGCGCGATCGCAAGAAGCCTCTGAAGCAGCCCTGGACAACCCTGGAGAGCCTGTTCCGACCTGGGTGGAACCCACGGTTGAGGCTGCCCCTCCCCTGCGGGAGCAGGTGCCAGCTGTTAGCCCCATCGATTCCAGTTCTGATTTCTCCTCCTCCCCTCTAAATACGGGCGAGAGCTATATTGACTCCACTACCTATAGCGTTGGAGCCACCGAGCGCAGCCATGAGCAGCCGCGAGTCGTCAGGTTACCTGAAGTACCTGCCGCTACTCAGGTGGGTCCATTGACGGTGAATAGTTATGGTCTGGCGTTTGGAACCACCCCCCCTAAAGCAAGGGATTACTACTACCGCAGCCTGCGCCCACCCGGTCGGTTAGGAAATGGCAACATCCGGCTCATCTTCCCCCTGTCCATTCCTGCCCCCATCACCTCGCTGTTTGGCTGGAGACTGCATCCAATTACGGGTGAGCAGCGGTTCCACTCAGGAACTGACCTTGCTGCCCCCATTGGGACACCCGTTCTGGCTGCCTATGCGGGTCAGGTAGCCCTTGCCGATTTCCTCGGTGGGTATGGACTGACCGTTTTGCTGGAGCATAACAAGAGCACTCAACAGACCCTTTACGCCCACCTGTCCGAGATTTTTGTGAAACCGGGTGAGTGGGTCAGTCAGGGAAGTGTCATTGGCCGGGTGGGCGACACAGGCATGTCTACCGGCCCCCACCTGCACTTTGAGTTTCATCAACAAACCCCGGAAGGCTGGGTTGCCCAGGACGCTGGCGAACAGTTGGAATATGCCCTGGCACAATTGATGAAGACGATGGGGGTTGCCCGGTTGCCCGCTGCCCCTGCCCCAACTGAAACCCTTCAGCTTGATCTATCCACTACACTGGATGTGAATTTGCAGAAGCCCTCCTGAGACTACCTGCGCGAAGCGCGACAATCTCCAGATCCCCGGTGTCTGAGGAAGTTAGCCAGTTAATTCGATTGAAGTCTACGAGACACCGGGGATCTTGGCTTCCAAGTTGCACATGGCATTACGGGGTGGGTAGAGAGAAGCCATAGGCAATTTTCACTCTTTGAAGCGTCTGATTCGCAATAGTGGCGGCCTTTTCTTTCCCCTGTCGCAGAATGGATTCCAGATAACCCTTCTCGTTAATAATTTCGTGGTATCGATCCTGAATCGGTTTCAGGTGGGCGATCGCTGCTTCCGTGAGCAGTGGCTTAAACTGCCCCCAACCCATATCCTGACATTCAGCCGCCACTTCATCCCTGGGTTTACCTGAGAGCAGCATGTAGAGTGTCAGCAAATTATTACACTCCGGGCGCTCCGGGTCCCCAAATACCAGCCCCCTGACTGGATCCGTCTTACACCGTTTGATCTTGTTGCGGATGACCTCTGGTGAATCCAGCAGGTTAATCCGACTCATATCCGACGGATCGGATTTGGACATCTTTCTGGTTCCATCCGTCAGGCTCATGACACGGGCACCCTCGGTTCGGATCAATGGCTCCGGCGACTTCAACACAGGCTGATCTGGTTTGCCAAACTGGTGATTCAACCGATTGACCAGATCACGGGTGAGTTCAATATGTTGCTTCTGGTCTTCCCCAACGGGCACTTTGTCGGCGTCGTAGAGCAGAATATCCGATGCCATCAACACAGGATAATCCAGCAGCCCGGTGCCAACATTTTCACCCTGTTTGACGGCTTTTTCCTTGAACTGAATCATGTCAGTCAACCAGTTGAGCGGTGTGATGCAGTTGAGCAGCCAGGTCAGTTCAGCATGAGCCGGGACGTGAGACTGAATAAAGATGGTGGAGTAGTTCAGGTCAATTCCGCAAGCCAGGTAAAGAGCCGCGATCGCATAGGTATCGGCTGCCAGGGTGGCAGGATTGTGGGGAACTGTGATAGCGTGCAGATCTACAACACAGAAGAAGTTGTCATACTGGTGCTGCCCTTCTACCCAGTTACGAATTGCACCCAGATAGTTACCCAGATGGAGATTGCCCGTTGGTTGAACCCCAGAAAGAACTCGCTGCTTAGCCATAGTGCCCAGAAATCGATCCCGTTTGACGCAAACGTTTACTTCGACGATAATATTAAGAAATGTGAACAATGTTTCATTATTGTCACATCAATCCCTACTAAAAGCCTATCTGAAAACTGCGGAAGTTTAGGGTGGCTTCAGGGGGTGAAGCCTTTTCGGACAGGATTTAATTATGACTCAATCCCTTACTCAAGAGCAGATTGTTCAGTTGCGTGAATGTTTTCTCCTGGCACAGGATCCCAGGCAACAAAAGAATGCCAGCGAGGTGTTTGCCCAACTCATGGACAAGGTTGCTTCCAGCCCAGCCGCCGCAGAACTGCTAGAAACCTTGTGGAATGAAGTACTGGCAGCCCGACGTTCAGCTTCATTCTGGCAGCAGTTCAGCGACGCTGAGAAGGAAATGTCTGACAGGCTTGCAGAAAGCCACTTTCAGTTAAGCCAAAATTACCTGCGATTAGTACAGGAGCAGTGAGGGTTACCTCATCTTTACCAGCACCGGGAGTCTGAAGACGATTGCACCCGTGCCACGCGGCACTCATCATTCTCTGGTCAAAGGGTTAGTTGGAAATGCTGCATCATCACTGGCATATAATCTCTTGCGGTCCAGCCTATCCATAAACCTGCCAGGGAAACCATGAGCAGGATGATAAATGCCTGCCAGTTCCCGAACCCTGCGCTTTGAACATCAACTCTTGCTAAGGCTTCTGTGGCAATGATAGTCAGGATGTAGAGAAAAATATCTAGCCAGAAAAGGATGATGGTTGCGATCGCTGCCATCATGAAAATCGAGAGAAACGCTACGGTATCTGACTTGAACCAGCGGGCAATGAAGCGGCTGAGGTTTGCCAGGGGACTGATGAACGCAGAGCAGATGAGCCAGATCCAGGCGATCGCCAGAATCAGAGGAATGTGAATGGTCATCCCATGAACTCTAAATGCTGGAAACCTGGGATCAGACAAAAACCAGCCAAAGCTGATGTAAGCTACCAGCAGTAATAGCAATGAAAAAATAGGGAACTTTTTCAATTTCCCGGAGAGATTTGCCACCAGTACAGTTGTTGTTGATGTTGAGTGACCAACATTTTATAGCAAGGAGACAGGGGACAGGGGACAGGAGACAGGGGCAGAAAACACAGAGCCACCTTTAGTTCAATGGCAATGATATAAGGGATTCCAGATCTCCAACTTCTTGAAGAAGTTAGAGATCTGGGCGAGCGTATGTTTCCGCTGATTGCAGTGCCATTGACCTTTAGTCTGCGCTGGTTGCCTCCTGAAGCTGGATTGCGATGCGCTCCCCAAATTCTGGATCCGTATTTGCCAGACCCAGAAGTTGTAAATATTCCTGGTGCGTCAAGCCAGCCTTTTCAATGATTGCCAGGGCTTCTGCTTCAATTTCTTGCTCAATCCGCAGGGATTCTGACTCAGTTTCGGCTCCCTGGAGTTCTCCTTCGCGGCGTTCAATCAGAGCAACCACCTGTAAACAGGCGTGCACAAACTGGCTTACTTTCTCTGAAGGAATATTGTTGGGATCAAGCCCTGAACGATTAATCACCCCCTGCTCCAGTACAAGATTGGTACCATTGGTGGAAGTTGATGACTCCTGCGCCAGACCCGTTGCATTCAGGTTGGGCACCAACCACAGGAAAAGGACTATCAACAGGAGGGTGAATGCCTTTCGGCAGGTATTAAAAGCGTGTGACAGCATGGAGGTCAGGCGTTACGATAAGGAACTGGGTAAAAGGGTATGGCAGAGGTTTGGGCTTGCTGATTTGTCCTGAAGGAAAGGATGGCCATATTATCTAAAATTCTGAG is from Leptothermofonsia sichuanensis E412 and encodes:
- a CDS encoding TolC family protein, which encodes MRSSLRLLLVGVGTWVALGNVAAGTAKPVSNQSQNSDQTKPATAFQANSSPQRWLQSIPNAGNQLRQNISFNVPELGFVDRLTASDPKPPAMGESLSVAGDAQSSQQPAQIRSISASPRSVAVTQPSPAQAVQAPNQPQASARVPASGAAPAIKTAQTNVSPLLQPAQPTQTSPLPSIYDPVVEPVAKPIGPAKPGAAPEYLNPDPNPLSFPTQAEEVRLRGIQPISLQQALDLAERNSPTYQTARLQLERSRAALREAEASLYPTLSVQAGVSRSESPGARLTRRETEQAQPGLNLQGSANRGFSSSATLNYDIFTSGRRTAQIRAAAQQVRTSQLEAEVVREQLRLDVTNAYYDLQQADSSVGIGRAAVRNAQISLRDAQALERAGIGTRFDVLQAQVQLANSQQQLRNAQSQQQINRRQLAQLLNISPAIDLAAADPVEAAGEWNLSLENTIIAALKNRAELEQQLAQRELAEQQKRIALSALGPTLSVSAQYQLLDQFTDTLGVAGGYTVQAGLSWQLFDGGAVRARAAQQEANIAIAETNFSNVRNQIRFQVEQAYSSLLANRENITTARLAVEQATEALRLARLRFQAGVGTQTDVINSVTDLTNAQGSLINAILGYNRSLATLRRAVTNLPIPTGEQTPAPVPAPASPALNQGVSEPGQPGGIPSSGTVPAPGTTPLPGGTPEP
- a CDS encoding M23 family metallopeptidase yields the protein MTNTRPPDSPLRLLQKSLLCRGVSFFSITAIILSMGAARSQEASEAALDNPGEPVPTWVEPTVEAAPPLREQVPAVSPIDSSSDFSSSPLNTGESYIDSTTYSVGATERSHEQPRVVRLPEVPAATQVGPLTVNSYGLAFGTTPPKARDYYYRSLRPPGRLGNGNIRLIFPLSIPAPITSLFGWRLHPITGEQRFHSGTDLAAPIGTPVLAAYAGQVALADFLGGYGLTVLLEHNKSTQQTLYAHLSEIFVKPGEWVSQGSVIGRVGDTGMSTGPHLHFEFHQQTPEGWVAQDAGEQLEYALAQLMKTMGVARLPAAPAPTETLQLDLSTTLDVNLQKPS
- the trpS gene encoding tryptophan--tRNA ligase produces the protein MAKQRVLSGVQPTGNLHLGNYLGAIRNWVEGQHQYDNFFCVVDLHAITVPHNPATLAADTYAIAALYLACGIDLNYSTIFIQSHVPAHAELTWLLNCITPLNWLTDMIQFKEKAVKQGENVGTGLLDYPVLMASDILLYDADKVPVGEDQKQHIELTRDLVNRLNHQFGKPDQPVLKSPEPLIRTEGARVMSLTDGTRKMSKSDPSDMSRINLLDSPEVIRNKIKRCKTDPVRGLVFGDPERPECNNLLTLYMLLSGKPRDEVAAECQDMGWGQFKPLLTEAAIAHLKPIQDRYHEIINEKGYLESILRQGKEKAATIANQTLQRVKIAYGFSLPTP
- a CDS encoding DUF4168 domain-containing protein, translated to MLSHAFNTCRKAFTLLLIVLFLWLVPNLNATGLAQESSTSTNGTNLVLEQGVINRSGLDPNNIPSEKVSQFVHACLQVVALIERREGELQGAETESESLRIEQEIEAEALAIIEKAGLTHQEYLQLLGLANTDPEFGERIAIQLQEATSAD